The nucleotide sequence GATTTACTGTTTCTGGAAAAATCCCAAAATCCTTGACAAAGAAATTTTGATAGCAAATACTCAAGTCAGCTGCACGGTAACGGATGAACTTCTCCGGAAAAATGAAACCGTTGGCTTTCAAGGAGCTATAGATGAACAAGCACACAGCAATAGATGCGACAGCATTCCGCAACACACCGACTGCACTTGAAAAAGTGGCATCAGAGATTGTCGGCATTGCCGGTCGCATGGGGATTAAGATTATCACCGGAGGAGACTTTTATCACTTCCGTCTTGACATTGAAGAAACAAACGGGGCAAGCGAGATCCGAGCCGCTAGTTATCTCAACCATAAAATGCGCAACTGCATGGCACAGAATAAAGAGACCCTCATCCCTTTTGTAGAGGCATATCTTCAGATGAATGGCGGATCAGCGGAGTATTTTTCGGAAGATCTGCTTGAAGACTGGGTGGCAGAGCATTTTGCAAAAGAAAAAGAGAGTATGTCAAATGAATATGCTCGCTATAACAAATTCCCCTATGTTGCTCCTGTATGGGAAATGTTGAAAAGACCCTTTGCAGAGGGTGTCTCTTCAAAAGGCATTACGCTAAAAGATGGGGAGCTTGGCGCAATGGTTCTCTGCCCTCACCCTCTTACAATGAATGATGAAATACGCGAACTATTGAGCGAGAATATCAATTACCATGCAGGAGTACATATGTATGAAAATTTCCGCAAGGTAACAGCGGTTTATTGGTTAAATGGATTGCAAGAAGAAAAAGATATCTCCTTATTGGTTAATCCAAAAATTAGCAAATCTCTTGAGAAGAATAGAGTGCCCATCATATATTTTGAGGTCAAAGAGGGAAGAATCAAATACCGACCAGTTGTATGCGAAGTTCTTGGTCTGTAGCTTCAAAATTCGCTAATACGAAGAGATCCATTCATATAGATCTCTTTCCATAGAATGAAAGTCATGCTGACACCGCACTTGTCTGTACGGCATCTTCAGCATCTTTCTTTTCCATATACTCTGTTACTAGGGACTCATAAATGTATTGGCAATCCTCAAAATAATCACGGCCCAACCTTTGGATTCGATGCAACTCTATGAAATGAAGTTTCTCTTCTGCATTGTCTGCATACTGCACCATATAATCATAATCTCTAGCTGCGAATACTTCCTCCTTCAGCAACAATGAGTCATCCCGTTGCTGGAAAAAATCATATGCATCTCTCAGAGTAAACACTTCTTTCATAGGGACTCCAGCCTCTTGCATATAATCAGTTATTGGTTGAAATTGCTTCTTGAGTTCAGAAGAAGTGAGATTCGGATCTACACGGTTTAAAATCACCTTGATCATCTCTGGTGGAACCTCACACTCACCAATAAGGCATTTAAGGATTTCAATGGTGCGCCGCATGATTTTAAGATCAGGGATGATAGGAATGATAAAAAAGTCAATATCTTGCGATATACATTTATATCTTTGGACCCCTTCAAGAAAATTATATACGCGCTGACCACTGATATCCAGGACTATATCGCCATCTTTTGACTTAACATGATGTAAAAAAAGTTCTACAAATAGATCCATGTAATTCTTATAAGATAGCATCTGGTAATTTTTGTATTTTTGAGCCAACTTATTACACTCAGTCTTCACACCAATTTCCTTATATTTCACCTCCTCTGGCCGTATAGCACAAACATCTTGGGCAATAGTTGTCTTGCCAACGCCACCACAGTTACTGATAATCACACTAATCATGCGACCTCCTTTATTATGTAGATCAGTCGTCAGTGTAGGAAGACAGACCTGTTAGGCCGCCTAAAATAAGTTGCGTTATGGAGCACGCCATAAAAAGAAGTAAAATTTCAGAGATTGCACCCTACTTCTTGCCAAAAAAGGGTATCCACTAAGTGATAGCTATGGGATCTGTTACAATAGGTCTATTCACTAATAGCTGGGTGGTACTGAATGCGTGTTAATAGAGCCCTCTTGTTGCTTTCTCTCATCACAGTAGTATTTCTAAAATCTGCACTTGCCGATGTCAATGCATCTTCATTCAATATCAAATGGCTTGGCTATTCCAGTATTCGTGACAATGAAGGCATTGCTAATCTGATGTCTAATGGCCAACGTGATGTTATATTTGTCCAGGAGGTTGTCGCACCACCGGTGGATGTATACATATCTACAGAGGAGGCAATAAAAGGAGATCCTGAGGTCAAAGCATTTTTCGATGCAATGACTGATCAGGGATACGATTATGTCCTATCTGAGGAAGACACAGGTACAGGCGAAAATATACACAACAACTCCTCCGCAACAGAGTGGTTTGTAGCTTTTTATAAAGCTGACAAGCTTACTCTGATTGCTTCTGGATATCTTGCTGCTGACAGAAGTAATAATATTGACTACGAACGCGTACCTTACTACTTTACCTTCAAGGCCAATGATGGGTTGGACTTTACAGCAATCTCTGTGCACCTCAAACCAAATAAGGACAACGTGTCGACTAATCGTCGATATCATGAATTAAAGTCAATTGTTTCATGGGTATTTTCTCAAGCATCTTTAGCTCCAGAAAGGGATTTCATCATTGTAGGCGATATGAATGTCTATGATTGTGACATACTCAGTGAACGAGTCGATGCCCTATTTTCATTGGCTAACGTAGAATGTGCGAACTCAAATCTCAAGATGACCGAACCATACGACCAAGTGCTGTACATCAAAAATTATACGCAGATCAACAATTACCGCGTTATCAATCTATATGAAACATTTGAACTCAATAGCTCTGTTCCAACGAATGAAGTAATTGCTCGCTACAGTGACCATCACCCAATTTTTTTTACGATAGTCGGCAGTGGTGATGATGATTAATTTTATGTGCTATCACAATTAATGTGAGCACAGAAGTAGAATATATTTCCTCTCCAAATGGTTTCCTATCTTGCATTGCATTCTCAGTAACAGAATGAACCATCAATAGCCTTATCTTCAGACCAAATTTACTTGTAAATATCTTTAGTCAGTTCAACTAATGATTGAAAATTCTGCACTTTGAAAGTCAATTGGTCAACCCTTTAATTCCATAAAAAATGCCTAAAATGGAAATATTTTTCATATTTTCACCATATTCTCTCTTTTCTGAATTCGAAAAGCCCACACCCCCCTATATTACGACGTTTCAGAGGTGGGTTGACAACGTTGTCAACGGTGCGTTAGACCGTTGTGCTGCGTGATTAACCTTAAATGCATGGTTGACCACCCTTGAAAGCACGGTATACAGGGCGATATCGAGGTAATGGCCACTCATGTCATTTGGAGTGTGTGCAGATCAGGTATAGTCCCAAAATATTTTTGGGACAAAACTTAACTACTTCACTGTCGCGAAGTTATGCTCAAATAGTATCAACTCTTTTGAGAAAGATGCTGCAGTCTTTTAATATACATTCGTAGAAAAGGATTCCAATCAAACTAATTTTTCATTTCCATTAATCTCAGTGCAAGTTTAATCATTTGTGAAACGTATCCAACTTCGTTGTCTTGCCAACCCATCAGTCTGACAAACTTTCCCCCCACATTCACCGTCCGCTTTTTTTCAATCGTGATCCCGTGAAGGTCACCGATAATATCGGACGATGCAAGGACATTTTCCGTCACGGCCAGAAGTTCTTTATACTCATTGTGTGCTGCATGTTCAAATATCTTGTTGAGATCTTCTGCATGTATCGATTGTATGAGCTGCATACTGAAATCGTAAAGTGTCCCTGCAGGTACAGGCACCCGAATACTATGGGTTTGAATACGGCCATCGAGTTGCGGCAATAACTTCTCCACGGTAACTGTAGCCGAACTAGAAAGGGGTAATATATTTGAGGAAGCGCTTCTGCAACGAAGCAGTTCAGAGGTATTCACTAGCACATCGAGCAGCTTCTGTTCTGCAGTATAGCTATGGATCATGGATACACCTGCGGCTTCCACACCGGCATATTCATTCAGCAGTTTTAGCACGGGGGCAATAGCATTCGCACTGCAGCTCGCCGCTGATACTATCCTCTCGCCCTGATACTGATCATCGTTGATGCTTCCGATAAACATCGGCATATCATCCAGTGGCGGTGCCGACACGATGATCTTTTTCACACCGCTGTCAAGAAAAGGCTGATTGGCCCTGCAGGTGAGATGTATCCCGGTACACTGAAAGAGAATGTCAATATCCAAGTCGTATAGAGCCTTTGACTCCACCTTCTCTTCGTTAAAAAGTGGAATTATCCTGTCCGCGACCATGATGCGGTCATTTTTCTGTTCAACACCATATCGTAGTCGGCCATATACCGAATCAAACTGCAATAGATATGCAAACTGTTCCCGCCTATAGATATCGTTTATGCCGACAATTTCAAAACGGTCATCTTCAAGCAATCTGCGCATGAGCGCCCGCCCTATCCGCCCGAATCCGTTGATGAAGACATTGATTCTTTTCATAGTGAGATTATAAACCAGCCGGCATGTGCATCATTCGGGTAAGCAGTAACTGTTCTGGTGTAATTGGAGTGTTGTGAATCAAATGAAGTTGCAAGGTTTCTTTCGCACAGTTACTGCTTACCCGAACCGCCCGAAGGCGATATTCATATTGGTTAGTTATGTATATACAATTTACCTGCCCACTAATATCTTTCGAACAGGTAGTTCGAAATTTCCCGTAATTCTTCCTCGGTGAAAAGCGACTTTTGTGAAGGCATAATCCCGCCGAAACGCGCGATAGTCTGTTTACGAAAAAGCATCTTGTCTTCTGACGGATTTTGCATATACTCCACCATGAACTCTTCTGCTTTCTCACGTTCCGGATAAGCCGCTTTTACTTTTTTCATCACGCCCCACATCGGTGGCGCTTTCATTGTAGCGACTCGCTCCGGAGACAGGTTGCTCACCAAGTGACAGCTTGCACACCCACTCTCTACCTTTTGTTCCAGTGATGCCATTGGTTCCGATGCGTAAGCAAACGTTATCAGCAAAAGAACAAACAATATATTTTTCATTGGAATTCCTTTTCACGTTATTGTATCGCGAATCGAGGGGGACGACTTGGTCAGGCAGCGGCTTGATGAAACTCTCGAGTTACATAGGAGTGAATGAATCGGTTACGCTTTGAAATGCTGCCTGGCCAAACCGCCCGAAGGCGGGAAGGCGACTTACTTCGTTGAGAATTTATAGTCGAGCTGGGCCCAGACCTTGGTGACGTCGTTGCCCGTGTCGCCTTTGGAATAGAAGGCCGCCTTGGCCAGGAAGGCGAGGTCCTTGACGCCCGGAACACTGTTCGCGTAGAGCACGTCGAACTCGCTGCCGAGGTCCTTGTCCGCGCCGGAGAGGGCGTCAAACTTGTGGTAGACGCCCAGCACTTTCCCGAAGCCCGCCGCGGCATATCCCAGCGTACCGCTCAGGTCCGCCAGACCGTCGTTGTTGCTTCCGGACGTGCGACCGAGGAAGACGTCCGCCCACCCCTGGAACTTGTGCAGGGTCGCCAGCGGGGTCGTGAACCCTTTCGTGCTGTTGCTTTCGGCGTCTCCCAGCACCTCGTACTCCGCCCCGACAATGAGGCCGGAGATGTTCGCGCCCAGGGCGATGTCGTAGTAGGCAGCATCGATCTCCGGCGCATCATCGAGGGCGTAGGTCAGCGAGGCGTCGCTCTGCTTGGCATAGGAGGCCGCATAGTTCAGCGTCACGCCGTCCAGGGCGATATCCCCGGAGACGCGCAGACCGTAGGTGTCATGAATGTCTGCAAGCATATAGCCGAACCCCGTGACAGAGAGCGCCTTGCCCGCCGAGTACGTAGCGTGCAGGAGCAGCGAGCCCGTATCGGTTGTCGGGTTGGCGTTGACGCCCTGGTAGCCGTAGATCCAGGAGGCCATGAGGGAGAGGCCCTCGATGGAACCGTTGCTCAGCGTCACCGTGTCGTAGGCGCGCTCCATCTGGCGCCAGCCGACGGTACCCACGAAGCGCTGGTCGTCGAGGTTGACGAAGGAGCGTCCCGCGAGCAGGGTCGTGTCTGCCGCCGTGTAGGCCAGGTAACCCTCGGTCAGGATCGCCTGCTGGGGGTCGAGGATCAGGTCATACGTCGCATCCTGCGGCGCGTAGTCGTTGTAGCCGAAGTTGTTGACCGAGGTCATCCCCACTTTGGCAGTGAGCCCCTCGAGACCGAGGAGCGTCCCTTCGACAGCGAGGCGCGTACGTGCCGTAAAGGCGTTGGCCGTATCGAGGCCGTTATCCTTGACGTCCGCCATCTCGTAGCGCGGGCGGATCTCCCCGCTCATCTTCATTCCGTCCAGGAGAACGATCTCTTCGGCCGCCGACGCGGCCACACCCATACTTCCCACAATAACCGGCACGGCGGCCAAAGACAACATCACTTTTCTCATGTTCTACTCCTCAATTTGGCTACTTACGCCTTATTTCCCGACCATGTCAGCAATCGACTGAATATCTGCCTCCGAAAGGCTTGCTACCTGACCTTTCATCATCGCTTTCATCGGGCCGCCGTAACTGCCATCTTTATATCCGCTCAACGCTGTGACAATCTCTGCTTTTGTCATCGTATTGATCACCTTGCTTTTACCGAGCGCCGACTTTTCTCCGGTTGTACCGTGGCATGCCGAACATTTTTTATAAGCAGCAGCACCGTCGGCAGACAATGAACATGTCAAGCCAAACGTCACTACCAATGCCGTTACGAGTTTTGTCATAATCTTCTCCTTGAATATATGGTTATGAAGATTATAAGAAAACAACAAGGGCGTCGTCTTTGACCTAGGTCAAGCGACAGAAAAACTGCTGAGTAAAAAGGGGGTCAGGGGAGAGACCGGCGCAGGAGTCTGCGTCGGATTCGGAAGCACTAGTTTAACTGATTTGCAAGCCACTCCTCGGGGGAGAGACCGGCGTCAGAGGCAGCCTGTAACATCTTTTCGTATGTTCTTGTCGGCAAGTAGCCGACAATACGTACACTGTCGCCCTCTTTTTGCCGCATCGCATCGTAGACATTTTGCATCTCATAACGTTTGCTGTGAGGAACATAGGAGCGAAGCGATTTGTACTCTATGAGTTCACCGTTTTTAAACACACCGCTGACGCGGGCGTACACCCAGTAATAACCGTCATCTTTTCGGCGGTTCTTAACGTATCCCTCCCATGCTTTACCTGCTTTTAGCGTCTCCCACATATGACGGAATGCGCTCTTGGGCATGTCGGAGTGGCGCAGAATATTATGCGGCTGGCCGACCAGTTCCTCCGGAGTATAACCGGAAATGTCGGCAAAAGTATCATTCGCATACGTGATGATGCCTTTGAGATCCGTACGGGAGATAATAAGCTCGTCTTCCGGCACTTCAGTCTCGCGGAACATCGCAAACGACGTCTGCATATCGGCTCCTTTTAAAGCTTCTTCTTCAGATCGCCGTTGTACTGGATATCTTTATACCTGGCATCGGGGTCATCGAGCCATTCAGGTATATCCGTTCCTTCGATCTCCAGTTTGTCCCGCTCTTTGTCCAGCTCATCTTCACTGTAGGCAAATTGCATATCGGCGGCGACAACGTGCGGCATTTCCTGAATCGTAGTCAGCTTTTTCACCTCTTCTTCAACCCCATCACCTTCAATCGTGACAATGATGCGTCCCTTTTCGTCATGGAAGTGATAATCACATACATCCGAAGCTTTGAGCGCTTCGACCAACTCTTCGACAAATTGCGGTGTCGTCTGAACGACAATACTTGAAATATTCATGTTCATCTCCTATTTGATGGTTTCAATGTCCCAGTAAAGGATTCTGGTCTCTTCGGCCGATGAGAAAAAATGGTCTTCATCCACAAATGCGAAATCCGTCAAGGTTGCCGTATGCCCTTTAAGCTCAGCCAACTTTGTCCGACCCGCTATGTCGAAAAGCGCTACATCGTTTTCAACGGTTGCCGCGAATATGCCCCGATTTGCCGAAGGCGTCAGCGCTGCGGCATAGATTAGGAAATCACCCTCCATGTAGTAAGCCGTGCCATCCGGTTTATAGACGGCACAGCGGCGGTCCTGCCCCGCGGTGATGATGACGCCTTGGCGATAATCCACCTTGTATATATTGTCAACGTTCTGTCCACGCAGGAGTTTCATATGGGAAAAGTCCGATACCCTAAAGACATTGACATCCCCGCTTTCATCCGCAGTGACGACCGTCTTGCGGTCCTCGCTTAGCGTCATGTCCCCGAATGCGGATCCGCCGCTTTCCTCATCCTTGATCATTCGGCGGTAAACAACTTCTTCGGTACTGATCCGATACAGAATGATTTCAGAACTCAACAGCCCCAGAAGCATATGGTCTTCGTCAACAAGCACCCCTCTCTTTATCGGAAGGGCATCGCTGCTGTCAATCACTTTTTTCAGTTTTTCATTTTGATAAAGGTAAACGTTGCGATAGCCTGCCTTCCCTTCGGAGACCAGCATCAAAACATCACCGAGTTTGTCGATCGAATATATTTTTGCCGGGATTTCATCTCCCATAAAATCAATGATATTCGGAATCGTAATGACGGCCTGCTTTTTCCTGCCTGCGATGTCGAAAACATCGACCTTGCCACTGTAGGTTGCGGCATAAAGCTCACCGTTCTCGACAAGGATGTCTGTCACCAGCCCATCTGCCGTCAACGCTGCAGCCGGACCGATTTCCCGACCGATCAACAGTGCTGCCGACAGCATGAAAAGCAGGCTGATTTTTTTCACTCGTTCCCTTTAAAGAATGTCGTCTCAATAGCTTCAGACGGGCACCTGCCGATGCAAAATCCGCACGATGTGCATCGGGAGGCATTTATATCCGGCTTGTAAAGCCCTTTGAAATCGATCGCATTGTCCAAGCAAGGTTCTTTGCATGAAAAACACATCACTCCCTGCCAACTAACACATTTTAAAGGGTTGATCCTAACGGCAGCATGAATGGGTTCTTCCGTATGGGAAAGCACCCCGGGACTACAGGCTTCCAGACACGCTCCACAGTAGGTACAGCCACCCTTGGAAAAGTCAAGATGAGGAGTACGGTCTTTACCGATAATGATGATATTCTCTTCGCACGCATTGCTGCACATTCCTTCGCATTCAGGACAAGTTTGCCCGAAGCGCGAAAGATCCGCCGCGTAGGGAGGCCTGATCTGCTTCCCTTTATTCATAACGGCGGCACCGAGTGCACCGAAAAAACCGCGGCGGCTGATGTCAGACACGTTATTGCACCCCTACATTAAGGACATCAAGCAGATCAGACTTGTTCTTCATCGTCTCATCCTGATAATCGGGTTTGAACGTGTTGGCAACTGCCGGCGCGATATTCGCCTGCGGCGCATGGCATTGGGAGCAGTTAAAGCGGCCTTGGTAAAGGTGATCAGATTTCTTTACAATCATTTTAAAATCACCTGTATTGTCAACCTCTTTCCCCTCTTTTGTGATCTTGCCGTCGGCGGCCAACGATGTATCGGGCCGGAAGTTGGCAAAGTGTGAAGCCGGAATTGGCGTTGCCCCCATCGCCTCTGCGATATCCGGCATATGACAGCCGAGGCAGGCATTGTTCTCCTTGGTAATCGGCAGAAGGCCCTCAACGTCATGCGGGATCATCGGCGGCGCGTTGTCGTAGGCGCGCTGAATCCGCTGTGACGTTCCAGGAGCCTCCGCGGAATAATCCGCCATCGCCGGTTTCG is from Sulfurimonas sp. HSL-1656 and encodes:
- a CDS encoding nitrate reductase cytochrome c-type subunit gives rise to the protein MKMRVITGGIAAALLMIGCSNSVEPAKTAEVKPTVSEESLGLRKTDLYTEQGTKPAMADYSAEAPGTSQRIQRAYDNAPPMIPHDVEGLLPITKENNACLGCHMPDIAEAMGATPIPASHFANFRPDTSLAADGKITKEGKEVDNTGDFKMIVKKSDHLYQGRFNCSQCHAPQANIAPAVANTFKPDYQDETMKNKSDLLDVLNVGVQ
- a CDS encoding PAS domain-containing protein: MQTSFAMFRETEVPEDELIISRTDLKGIITYANDTFADISGYTPEELVGQPHNILRHSDMPKSAFRHMWETLKAGKAWEGYVKNRRKDDGYYWVYARVSGVFKNGELIEYKSLRSYVPHSKRYEMQNVYDAMRQKEGDSVRIVGYLPTRTYEKMLQAASDAGLSPEEWLANQLN
- a CDS encoding c-type cytochrome, with product MTKLVTALVVTFGLTCSLSADGAAAYKKCSACHGTTGEKSALGKSKVINTMTKAEIVTALSGYKDGSYGGPMKAMMKGQVASLSEADIQSIADMVGK
- a CDS encoding cytochrome c; this encodes MKNILFVLLLITFAYASEPMASLEQKVESGCASCHLVSNLSPERVATMKAPPMWGVMKKVKAAYPEREKAEEFMVEYMQNPSEDKMLFRKQTIARFGGIMPSQKSLFTEEELREISNYLFERY
- a CDS encoding chaperone NapD, which encodes MNISSIVVQTTPQFVEELVEALKASDVCDYHFHDEKGRIIVTIEGDGVEEEVKKLTTIQEMPHVVAADMQFAYSEDELDKERDKLEIEGTDIPEWLDDPDARYKDIQYNGDLKKKL
- a CDS encoding glyceraldehyde 3-phosphate dehydrogenase NAD-binding domain-containing protein, with protein sequence MKRINVFINGFGRIGRALMRRLLEDDRFEIVGINDIYRREQFAYLLQFDSVYGRLRYGVEQKNDRIMVADRIIPLFNEEKVESKALYDLDIDILFQCTGIHLTCRANQPFLDSGVKKIIVSAPPLDDMPMFIGSINDDQYQGERIVSAASCSANAIAPVLKLLNEYAGVEAAGVSMIHSYTAEQKLLDVLVNTSELLRCRSASSNILPLSSSATVTVEKLLPQLDGRIQTHSIRVPVPAGTLYDFSMQLIQSIHAEDLNKIFEHAAHNEYKELLAVTENVLASSDIIGDLHGITIEKKRTVNVGGKFVRLMGWQDNEVGYVSQMIKLALRLMEMKN